TATATCCCCTTCATTAAGCTGTCCTTTTATTTTAATATCTGGATTCCAATAAGAATATATAATAGAATCTCCGTTTATTGCACAATCTCTAGTGGAGTCTTTTAATGATTCCTTGAATTGTGTATTTTCCATTATCCTTAATATTTCAGACGAAATAATATTAGGTATTGCCTTATTATCATCCTTATCAGTACGATACATTTTTATATTTGCACCAACATTATCAGTGGTTAACATACTAACACTATAACTAACAACTTGTTTAATTATATTTAAAGTAATCTTCTGTAAATCTGGTGCATTACAATTTTCCCACTGTTTATCACAATAGTAATTTGTATTGTTCTTTACAATATCATATAAGTTAAGACTGTTCTTATAGTCTATACCTTTTTCATATCTATTATTGATTAATACTGGTGATAAAGATGATATTGCTTGTGGTATTTCATTGTTTTTTAATTCAGAGTTATCCATTTTTCACACCCTTTTCTAAATTATAGCTCTCCACTGTGTTTCATTAAATTTTGAAACTGTCTTTCATATTCTTCTTGCTGTTTTTCCTGTTCCAATAATTGCTCATTTGTACTAGTTATATTGTCTATATGTTTTGTTTGTTTGGGTAATGGACACCCTTTACCAAGCCAAAAGCCTAGCAGAATACATATAATACTTGATATTGTTCCTAATATATAAAACATTGTTAATCTCCTTTATGTACATTTACACATTTCTGATATTTGTTCATCATATGACATGTAATCATCATCATCTATATTCTCATCATCAGATATTAAATCAGCATATATATTTTTTAGTTTGTTAATTGCTTGTGACATACAATCTACTTCGTCATCATTAACCCCTTTTGGAAATTTACAACATTCGTCTATAAATTCTTCTATCCATGGTGCTATATCATATGATGGTAAATATACATGTCCTGCTTCTATTTGTGGTGATATAGCTGATACTCTTGCTTCTTTACTTTCTTTAGGTGTAACTGGAATAATGTAAGGAATTGAACTTCTAAGAGTAGATATTATTGCTGAACCATTTGCCTTATCTTCAATGTATATAGAGTTAATATCAGAATGTTTACTGTTCATAGTTTTAATAGCTTTAACAGTATCAACAAAGTCCATTCGTTTCTTAATCCTATCAATTAGAAACATGTCATTCCCTATCTTACCCCATACTTGTATAGCAACAAAGTCTGATTTCTTACTATCTTTGAATGTTGCATCTACTGATATTATCTTTAATCCCATCTTAGGTAATGTAACATATTTCTTCCACCATTCACGCTTTAGCATATTACCTTCTGCTGATGTTGGCTTACCTTGAAATAATGCTAACCATGTTCTACTACCTTCATCGGTATAATAGTTCTTTTTAAACTTTTTTAACCATGCATTATCTTTGCCTATCTCTGGGAATAAAGCATCTCCCACTTTACGTCCTAATATATCCCCTTCTTCTGCTTCACAAGTAATATTGATATACATTGCATCATCTTTATTATGTTGTAATATTCTGCCTGTCAAATCATCTTCATGCCATCTCGTTTGGATAACTATTACCTTACCTTTAGCTGATAATCTAGTGATAACTGAACTCATCCACTCATCCCATACTTTATTACGGTATGTTTCTGATTCTGCTTCTTGTCTATTCTTTATAGGATCATCAACAATAATCAAATCCGCTGGTTGTCCTGTTATTCCTGCCATAATACCACGTGATAACATAGAACCTTTACGACCTTTTATATCAAACTCTGTGATTGATTTACTAGTAGGTGATAGTTCTATATCAAATATCTTCTTTCCAAATTCCTCAATTTTCTCTTTGTTACGTTTACCGAATCTACTTGCTAAATCATCACCATAAGACACAGCTATAACCCTTTTATCAGGGAATCTACCTAAGTAATATGATGGTAATGTTTCAGTAATTGTATTAGATTTACCATGTTGTGGTGGCAATGATAGACAGAGTATTTGTTTATCTATCTTACCTTCAATAAAGTCCTGTACAGTCTGACATATATATTCTAAGTGTTTAGCACGTTTCCAATATCCACGATGAACATATTCAACATACTTACAATAGTCTGCTTTTGCTTCTCTGATTTCCTTTATCTCTAACAGTTTAGTCAATTCTTTCTTTTTGTCATTGGATAAGTTATTGATATCTATATTGTTATTTATTTGTATCACCTTCTTTATTGCAATAAAAAAAGAACCCTAGTTAATAAGGTTCTTGATAATTATCTTATATTACATTAAACATAAGTGTTGTGCTATTGCATCTTCTACCTGTTTACTACTTACACCTATATACTTTTGTGTTACTGACAATGCACTATGTTGTAACAATTCCCTTACTAAGGCTACATTACAACCACTTGCATTATATATTTCAGTGGCATAAAACTTTCTAAAACTATGTGTACTAATATCAGTCAATCCTAAATAATTACATACTATTTGTAAGTTCTTTTGTAATGAGCGTTCAGTAATATCAAATATAGTTGCAGTTGGTTTTATATTATTTTCTAAGCAGTACATTTTAAGATAATTATATATATCATTATTAACTGTAAAAGTCCTTGATTTACCTGTTTTTTCCTCTATAATATCAAGCCTATATCTATTACCATCTTTAATGATATTATTTAGCTTTAAGTCTAATATATCACCTATTCTAAGTCCTAAATTAGCCTGCAAAGATAACACAGTAGCCATTCTATTATTAGGTTTAAATTTTACACTTTTACCTTCGCACTGATATACAAACCCTTCACGAATAGTATTAATAATTAATTTATATTGTTCAGTGTCTAATGCTCTAGTTCTTTTATTAGCCATATACAAAACCACCCTTATAATTCACTTTATATGTAAATTATATACAAAAGTTCGTATAAAGTCAATAAAAAGTTCGTTTATATGAAATTAAGATTTTTTAACCATTGATAAATAAGCATAGTTCGTAAAAGTATTAGAAATACGAACTATTTATTGTTATTAGATTCATTTATCAGTTGATTAATTTTACTGTTTAATTCTTCATCAGAAATATTAGTATTATCAGTTTTAATATTGATATCCTGCTTATTATTATATAAACCAATCATTTCTAATAACATCTTTCTATCAGCGTTATTTTTAGCGTTATTTACACCAAATTTAACACTAGCCAATAGCACATCTGATATATTATTCTTAATAATATCCATTACCATATCCCGTCTGAACTCTGCAAATCCTTCTTTTTTCATTGCATCATAATATACTTTACGTTCTACTCCTGCTTCGGCACATATGTCTACAACTGTTTTTCCCAAAGAACTGGGATTGCATAATACATCAAGTAATTTTTGTTCTGCGGGGGTTGGTAAATATTTGCTCCTGTCTGTATATTGATTTAATCCTAAAGGATTAGTCATTTTATATCACCTCTTTTCTTATTTTAAAACAAGCCATAAAAAATGAACCTATATCACCATAGGCTCATTCAATAAATTATAATTTACCTTGTTATTGTTGTTTCATGATATACTGATATCTTAGGTTCAATATCAATTCCAGCATTCTTTTCATAAACATTCCAAATAACTATTTTATCGTAATTTTTAATTACATCGCTCATTGAAATAATTTTTAATGGTACTTTTCCATCGTTTATACTTTCAATAGTACCCTTTAACAATTTAGTCGGAAGTTTTCCTAAAAATTGCCGATTATAATCCTTTATAAAATCTTCTGATATAATGCGACTAAATGTATAATCCATAAAAGCATTTACAAGAGTTATTTCATTATATTCTTTTCCAGTTGTCTGCCTTACACCATGGTAAAAATTACCATATTCATCTTTTATTAAATCCGTCAATAATCTAATTTGCATTATAAATACCCCCTCCCAATATTATTTTCTTATTATACTTAATATTCTATATTAAATTGTTAAATCCTTTAATTTTTTACATATAATTACATCATAACCCTTACAATACTGCTCCTCAATTTCTGAAAGCCTTTTTACTGCATCATTTAACAAATTCTTCTTGTACAATATAAAAAGGCAAGCTACCCTGACCGCTGATAACTTCCCCTTTTATAAAGTTGTCGTTATAATTAAATATACTCAGTTAATATTCCAATTAACATAAGTTGTAAGATAATTTATATGCTTTGGTAAGTTATACTAAATCATCAATAACCTTAATCAGCTCTCCTGCAATTGCTTTATCTGTTCTTTGCAATATAACTCTGTTTCTTCCTTGCGAAATAATGCACTTATTTGCAACTGGATTCATCATAGAATTATAAAGTGCTTCATAAAAGAATTTTAGAAGAGTATTTTCAGTTTTCAATGACTTAATTAACCTTACTTCAACTTCACCATTACATTCGTCATAAAGATTTTGTAATGTCTTATTACTATGGTTGCCTTTTAATAATTGTTTTATATGCTCTACTTTTCTGGTTTCAACGCCACGTGATGAAACGCCTAGGTACAATAAAACATCATCAATTAACCTATATATGCCGTATATGTATATAATTAAACCTCACCTCCACGTAAAATAGGAACAGATACTTTTAATGTACCTGTTCTATTAATCTTTTATTTGCATAACCAAGTTTTTGACCGCTACTTTTACGTTCTGTAATTATAATGTTCTTATCTAACTCATCAAGTAATTCAAGTCTTATAGCTGTTTCAATTGCACTCATATAGTCTTTTGGGTATTCACGCTCAAGGATTGCTTTTCTGACATGCTCTCTTAAATGCTGCTTATACTCTTTAGCATTCATTTTTTTATGGTACAAATCTCTCTGTTTTTTACCTAAATCACTATTAACATCTAATATATTCAAAACTACTTCTTTAAGTTTCAATATATCACATTCCTTAATTTGTTTAGTGATCTGCTTAAATGTATAAGCTTCGACCATATTAGATACTTGCTCCAATGATGCATTAGGATTTATATAACCGCCATTAATTCTAATTTCCTTTAATATTTTCTTCACTTCTTTTTTAAATGACTTTGCAATGGGTTTTCTACTTTGCATTAAGACTTCATACAAACCGTCCTCTGTAAGTAGCCATACTTCACGATTTTGACCTGATACGTATAATGTACGTTTTAGCTTTTCTTCATCATCAACTAAATCGACCATACGAGATAAATCACTATGTTCTATCCATGTAGCAACATCCTTTGCTAAAAATAATGGATTTTGAATATCTCCGTATACAACAAACTCTTTTCCTAAAACTTCCTGACTGTGTACTGCTTTCAATTGCTTACTCATAATTTTACCATCCTTTTCTCGCTATCAAGTTGCGACCTGAATATTATTTATAGTGTATAACGGTACACTTTTGTGTCCTTTGAGAGATACAGAGAATCCGTTAATTCTCTATATCTCCGAAAAGGAGAGACACATTTCTGTACCTCTCAAAACGCACAATTTTTTCCCTTTTAAAACAGTCCAGTAGCTACCCCAAAACTAAGGTAGCCTAGCCAATAATAAAAATAGGAGGAGTATATTTAAACGGCACTTTGTAATACCGTAAATATCCTATACGTCCGTTCCTCAGTCAGGGAACGGGGCAAATTGAAGTGAAATTAAGTTTTTTGTCGAAAACTTTTTCTTTACAAATTAAATCTGTAATGCTATAATTGTTTGAGGAAGAAATAACCCTTTTCAAAAAAATAATATATAAGAAAGGTGCTGCCATAAGCAACACCCTCTATTGTAGTCCAATCGAAATGTCTTCACACTTCTCCTACTTCCTTATACTCAACTTTATCAAATTAGCTACAATGCAGTAATATCAAGGTTTTTAAGAGTTTCTGGGGCATGTTTTTATCTTCAAAATCCGCTATAAGCATTGATATTAATGGATAATTTTACATTTTCTAAATATGGAATTAAGATATTTTCTTTTTTCTTAATCTATCACTTTCACGAATCTTTTCTTTTGCACATCTCGGACATAGTTTCTGCCTATTACTTGTTTTTTCAAACCCTTCCCCACAGCTAGAGCATTGACTTAGGTTATCAGTCTTTCTAACCTTACCTGTTAAGTTACTCTTAATATTTTCGCAAAGATTATCATATACATAGCCACCCAAAATATCAAATAAGAAACTTTTACCATTCTCAGACTTTTTGGTGAATACATATTTTATAATAACATCAACTGCAAAATATACTTCTATTCCAAGAGCCGTTACTTCTTTGGCAAAATCTACAAGCAAACTCTGTTTAGATAATCTTGCCACTTCACGTTCATCAAGTTCCTGAATTTGATAAGAATTATTTTTATACGCTTGCTGCTGAAGGTTAACATATTTCTCATAAATTTCTATTACTTTACTATCAATTTCAATTTTGCTATTTTTCATCAGCTTGCGGTAATTGAATCTGGATATATTATCAAAATTGAAGTTGGTATATGGAATACCTTCGATAATTTTAGCAATCCTATCTACTGTACCATTTCCCCTTCCTAAACATTTACCACCATCATAATCTTTTGCAAACTTGAAGAAATATGGCATTTCTTTTTTTGACTTTAAAAATGTTTTCATACTTTTATTTATTTTTACAAAATCGAGGGACTTGGCGCTATCAATTGCGAAATTATTAAGAGCCGTTAGGATTTTTGCTTTTTTAAGCAATACTTTTTTTGTTTCAACGTCAGCTTCAGGATACTCATTCCATATTTGTGTCATTTTATTACTGTACTTTCCAACATTCCCAACCTTATAAGCATACGTTAGACTCTTATATATGTTTTCATTATTTATCACTTGGCTTCCCGCAACACCCATTTCATAAAAAAGCGGATTAATTCCTTGCATATTTCGCTTTGCTATTGTAATGAGGTTGTTTTGTCCGATAACCAGTAGCTTGTCTCCGTCACAGTCATACATCAAAACCTTACTTGCCAAATCGTGAATATTTACATATACTGCATTAGTAGTAAACCAGTCTCTATGTTCCTTTCGCTGTCTATTGTTAGTTATCCAATGCTCTTTATATAGACTAGGTGACCTATTAAGCAATATTTCTTTTTGAGGAAACATTCTACAATGTACTTCTTTAGCTCCAAGTATACCTTTGGGATTCTTTTTACCTTTAAATATAAACTCACAATATGCATATAAATCTGGTACAACGAATGTATATGTCCCATCAATTCTTAATTTTGCTACCTTTGTTGACTTTCTTATGCTCGTAAGTTTGCTTTCCAGTCTCTCCTTAACCCAACTGTCACGCATTATTGAAGGATATTTCTCAACACACATTGCTAGATTTGAATCCTCGTCATACCCAAGAACTTGAAGCATAGCATCAATTTTCGTATGAGCTTTTGTTATTAAATCCACTGTTGGTTGAGTCAGCTCTTGTAGTTCAGTATCAGTGATATCCGTTATTGTCTGTAGCATCTGATAACCATAAGTTGCCTTCTTATAGTAATATTTATCTTTACGAGTCTTAATATTTTCTTCAACATTACATTTACTAGCTTCGCATCCATACTTTTTGAACAGTTTTTTGTACATATCCCATCCTGTTAAAGCTGTTCCATTTTCAGCATTATATTTTTCGGCTATTGCTTTATAATATTTCCACATTTTGAATTGGCTTTTGCTGAAAATTATTTGAATATTGTCCTTTAATACATCGAATTCAGAACCAAAAATGTCCTTTACCATATAATTCCCACCATTTTCACTCTTGCACCAGCGTTTTATATTCCATACACCAAGAAGACCCTTCACCCATGGCAGCCTAACCATGAAGTTTTTATCTGATAATTCCGAACTAATCATTCCGCAGCCATCAATCTGATTTATAAGTATTTCTTTATTTTTTACATTAGGAGTAACTTCTAAATCTTTACTGATATAATCAACTGTACCTTTTACAACAGTCTCAAGATCATCACAAACAATACATCTATCAATATCAAATGATTCCCATACGTCAGTCGCTGAAAGTTGTAATGCCAAGTAACTTAACATTTTGTTTATATTGCAACCGTTATATTCAGATTCATTCATATCCTTAATATCAAGACCACACTGAATTTTACCTTTATACTGATTCCAAATAGACTCTTTGATAAAAAGTATCTTATGTTTTCTGATTTGTCCAGCACTAGAAGTCAGCGTTATGTAGCGTTCTCGATTCCAAATGAATCCATTATCTATAATAGATTTCATAATGCTTTGCTCATGTCCATCCACTATTTTTATAACGACAACTTTATCTGTTAAGTTATTCTTACCAAGTTCCAGAATCCTACTAAGTGAACCTTCAAAGACTGATATCGTATTATAATCAGTTAACTCTTTTGTCAGAACTCTATTATTGTTCTTTATCTTGTTAATAATAGTGATTAAATCCTTCTCAGCCTTCTTGATTTTCGTTTCAATCTCCTGATAAAATATATTATTTTTAAGAGCATTCTTATACATAGAAGCATTTCTTAGATGCTTATTTTTGTTTATAAATTGATTGAATCTCTTTTTGTCATATGATTTTAATTTAATAACATCTTGCCAGCGTGTATACTTCATTTTCATATTATCCTTATTAACTATCTCATATAAGGTAAAATTCATAATACCATACTTTATTTTCTTTAAATCGCTTAAGGTTTTATTAATCCTCTGTTCCTTTGATGTATAAAATACTCTTGTATCGACACTGTACATTTTGAATTGTTTATTTAACATATCTCATTTCCTCCTAGTCAAAAAAATTATATTTCTCCCCTTGATAGGGGAAAGGTAGCTGAAAAGCGGTTTTCTTTTCCGATACCCTAGGGGTGGTTTATCTTTTAATAAACTATAGTCTTGCAGACGGCTTTCTCCCCCTAGGATTTCGCAAACAAGTTTGCTCAATCTATCCCCCGCCGGGGGAAATATAATTTTTTTATTAATTTTTTTATTTATTAAAGTAATTTATATATGCTGGGGTTTGGGGCGAGCTAAAAATATTTGCAGGGGTAGCCCGTAGGGAAAGCAAATATTTAGCCCCAAGGTTTTGATTAATTATAATTATAAAATATTACTCTGTAATTCTCTTGTAATATATTCATATCAATTGCTCTGAGACATTTTACAGTGTTAAATTTATGGATAAAGCTATATAAAGAGCTTACTCCACATTTTTAGCACTTATAAAAACTATAGAACCCGATAAAATCAACTATTACAAGATACTTTATTAGTATTTTTACTAATTATCCAATAGGTCTTGTTAAAATTCCTATTCTTCTTACCGTTTTTTATTTTACGTCTATCTTGCTTGGGAATAATTTTGAATTGAAGATTATTACTATCAAAGTATGTGTTTAGTTGAGTATGACTTCTTTGGATACGACCCCTCTTATCTTTTAAACCTATACTATTAATAATTGTTTCTTGGTCTTTTTTCCATAGAGCCTTACCTTTATATTTATCAAGAAGTCTTTCTATTTCATCATTTTTATAATCTTCATCAATAAGTCTATAAGAATATCTTCCTTCATCGAAATCATAGAATCCTAATTCTCTAGCTAACAATTTACAATAGCCATAGTCTTTGTATGTATCAAGCATTATTGATATTTCTGCTAAATCAAATTTACACTTAAAGTACATCAGTTCATTAATTTTTTTAGTTCCCTTATCGTCCTCTGATACTATATCATCATATACAATATTACTAAAATCAATAGTTCTTCCAAATTCTTGAATGTATTCTTTTACTGTATGAGTTCTTAAATAGTCAGCCATTTTGATTTTATTTTTGAGCTGAGTCATTTTGCCACCTAATTGCTTATTTGTAACAGTTTTGATATACAAGTACAGCTTATCATCATCTGATTGGATACGCTTCCTGCCTATGCATTGAATTAGAGAGCCAATGTCATCCACATCTATAACTATGTGTTTTAAATTACTGTCAATGATATTTACTCCGGCATCCAAACATGTAGTTG
This region of Clostridium sp. BNL1100 genomic DNA includes:
- the terL gene encoding phage terminase large subunit produces the protein MIQINNNIDINNLSNDKKKELTKLLEIKEIREAKADYCKYVEYVHRGYWKRAKHLEYICQTVQDFIEGKIDKQILCLSLPPQHGKSNTITETLPSYYLGRFPDKRVIAVSYGDDLASRFGKRNKEKIEEFGKKIFDIELSPTSKSITEFDIKGRKGSMLSRGIMAGITGQPADLIIVDDPIKNRQEAESETYRNKVWDEWMSSVITRLSAKGKVIVIQTRWHEDDLTGRILQHNKDDAMYINITCEAEEGDILGRKVGDALFPEIGKDNAWLKKFKKNYYTDEGSRTWLALFQGKPTSAEGNMLKREWWKKYVTLPKMGLKIISVDATFKDSKKSDFVAIQVWGKIGNDMFLIDRIKKRMDFVDTVKAIKTMNSKHSDINSIYIEDKANGSAIISTLRSSIPYIIPVTPKESKEARVSAISPQIEAGHVYLPSYDIAPWIEEFIDECCKFPKGVNDDEVDCMSQAINKLKNIYADLISDDENIDDDDYMSYDEQISEMCKCT
- a CDS encoding tyrosine-type recombinase/integrase, which encodes MANKRTRALDTEQYKLIINTIREGFVYQCEGKSVKFKPNNRMATVLSLQANLGLRIGDILDLKLNNIIKDGNRYRLDIIEEKTGKSRTFTVNNDIYNYLKMYCLENNIKPTATIFDITERSLQKNLQIVCNYLGLTDISTHSFRKFYATEIYNASGCNVALVRELLQHSALSVTQKYIGVSSKQVEDAIAQHLCLM
- a CDS encoding Bro-N domain-containing protein, whose translation is MSKQLKAVHSQEVLGKEFVVYGDIQNPLFLAKDVATWIEHSDLSRMVDLVDDEEKLKRTLYVSGQNREVWLLTEDGLYEVLMQSRKPIAKSFKKEVKKILKEIRINGGYINPNASLEQVSNMVEAYTFKQITKQIKECDILKLKEVVLNILDVNSDLGKKQRDLYHKKMNAKEYKQHLREHVRKAILEREYPKDYMSAIETAIRLELLDELDKNIIITERKSSGQKLGYANKRLIEQVH
- a CDS encoding DEAD/DEAH box helicase family protein, which codes for MKEKVSDKITIKDIQQWKSEIITIKAPTGAGKSYFVKHTLYNFAKTNNKKILFLIHRINCVNQFQMEIKQAEKTDVIDIMTYQKLEILSQTYKKYFDFSEYQYIVCDEFHYFMGDAAFSKTTDISLNMILSQTQCCRIFMSATGDDMKTYINNVKKILTIDYELEINFDFIKNLTFFNKDESMEKFIEEAISRKDKGIFFIQSAKKAYELYLKYKEHCLFNCSKRNGSHYKYVDQDKIDSMLKNEKFGELILITTTCLDAGVNIIDSNLKHIVIDVDDIGSLIQCIGRKRIQSDDDKLYLYIKTVTNKQLGGKMTQLKNKIKMADYLRTHTVKEYIQEFGRTIDFSNIVYDDIVSEDDKGTKKINELMYFKCKFDLAEISIMLDTYKDYGYCKLLARELGFYDFDEGRYSYRLIDEDYKNDEIERLLDKYKGKALWKKDQETIINSIGLKDKRGRIQRSHTQLNTYFDSNNLQFKIIPKQDRRKIKNGKKNRNFNKTYWIISKNTNKVSCNS